Proteins co-encoded in one Azospirillum brasilense genomic window:
- a CDS encoding ribbon-helix-helix domain-containing protein — MSGQDSQASNAPSPLNAIPLVARTVKLFGNPTQLRLEPSYWEALDDICHREDLTVDELCSDLKDRLDSQSRRSRGNAVSLANAVRVFIVGYYRKAATEKGHDRAGHGRGDPFVSTPFDLPPAQPAKEG; from the coding sequence ATGTCGGGTCAGGATTCACAGGCGTCCAACGCGCCATCGCCGCTGAACGCCATCCCGCTGGTGGCACGCACCGTCAAGCTGTTCGGAAACCCGACGCAGCTTCGCCTGGAGCCGTCCTACTGGGAAGCGTTGGACGACATCTGCCACCGGGAAGACCTGACCGTGGACGAGCTGTGCAGCGACCTCAAGGACCGCCTGGATTCGCAGTCCCGCCGGTCGCGCGGCAACGCGGTGTCGCTGGCCAACGCCGTCCGCGTGTTCATCGTCGGCTACTACCGCAAGGCGGCGACCGAGAAAGGTCACGACCGCGCCGGTCATGGCCGCGGCGACCCCTTCGTCAGCACGCCCTTCGACCTTCCTCCGGCCCAGCCCGCCAAGGAAGGCTGA